Below is a genomic region from Fusobacteriaceae bacterium.
CGTTTCCAGCTACGGCAGCGGCACAAAAACCACAGGAATCGTCAAAATTTTGAAAGACATAGACTTTGAGGTCAAGGACAAAGAGCTCTTTATCATCGAGGACATCATCGACAGCGGCCTCACGCTCAAATACGTCAAGGAGTTTCTCCTGGCCAAAGGGGCCCGGAAGGTCCATATCTGCACGCTCCTCGACAAGCCCCAGCGCCGCAAGGTCGATATCCGAAGCGACTATGTGGGCTTTGAGATCCCCGACGAATTCGTCGTGGGCTACGGACTCGACTATGCCCAGAAGCACCGCAATCTCCCCTATGTCGGCAAGATCGTCGTGAGAAACGGCGCCGCCGGCGGACAGGGCAAATAATGGCCTTCAGGGCGAAAAAAAAATACGGCCAGAATTTTCTCGCGGAAAAAAGCGACATCCTCGGGAAAATCATCGATACGGCGGAAATCGGCAAAGATGACTGCGTATTGGAGATCGGTCCGGGACAGGGCGCGCTGACGGCATTACTTCTCGATCACGCCTGGGCCCTTACGGCCGTGGAGATTGATCCGGATCTGGAAGAGCGACTACGCAGGAAATTTGCCGGCTACGAACGCTTTGAGCTCATTATGGCGGATTTTCTCACGCTGGACTTGCGAGCCGGACTCGAATCCTGGCGGGATCAGGGAAAGCGCGTCAAGCTCGTCGCCAATATCCCCTACTACATCACGTCGCCGATCCTCCGAAAGCTCATGGAATACCGGGACTTGCTGGACGGGATCTTCATCATGGTCCAAAAGGAAGTAGGGAAGCGGATTTGCGCAAGCTCGGGCAAGGCCCGGGGCGTGCTCACGCTGGCCGTCGAATATTACGGCGAGGCAAGCTACGGTTTTACCATCGACCGGAGCGCATTTACGCCCGCGCCCAACGTGGATTCGGCTTTTATCACGATCCGGCCGTGGAAGGACAGGCGTTGGGAACAACAGATCGCCGGAGAACTGTTTTTCCGCTATATCCGAACCGCCTTCGCCGGCAAGCGAAAGACACTTTTGAACAATCTGGCCGTCCTGGGAATCTCCAAGGCGGAATTGAGCGCCATATTGACTGAATTGGGCATCGACGCCGCCGAGCGGGCGGAAAACGTCTCCATAGCGCAATTTACGCGGCTGATCCCGAGACTCGAAGCCGCTCTCGGAAAGTGAAGGCCATGGAAAGCTACGAATTCAAGATCCAAAGCAGAAAAAACGATATTGATTTCATCAATAAAATCGTCGAATCCTACGAAGGCGTCGGTTTTATCAAGACCGTAGACGCGGCGCAAGGGCTGATCAGCTTTATTGTGACGCCGGACTTTATCGAAACGGCCCGGGAGATCGTGGCCGACCTGAACCGCCATCACGTGGAGACCCGCATCGCCTCCGAAGGGAAATGGGACGGCGTCCTCTGAAAGCGCGTATTTTCAGAGATTTTGGCTTCACCGGAAAATATTTTGAGAAATTTTTTCAAAAAAGGGTTCTCAGAACACCCGAATTATGATATAATAATTATTGCGGATTTCCGTGAAAAAAACAGAACGGACGATCCGACATCGCGAAAAAAGCTTCTTGGGTGATAGAAAAGCGGTAATTCACCAGGCTCTGACCCTGGCATGCGTAGGTTCGAATCCTACTCACCCAGCCAGAAACCAAGGCCTTTGGGCCATAAAAAATCCTTCCGGCGCGGAAGGATTTTATTTTTCGGGATTTTCCACGAGTTTGTAGACAATCTCGCCTTTTTTGATCATTTGCAACTTATCCCGGGCCAGCTTTTCCCGGTAATAGGCTTCATTGAGCCGCGAGACCTCCGTCTGGCGGGCCGCCAGTTTCTTTCGTTCCTCGCCGATCCGGGCGTTCAGCTCGTTTCTGGTCTCGGTCAGCTTCCGGATCCGGAGAATGCCCTTGTAGATTTGCGGCCATTGCAAATAGAGCGCGACCGCCACGACCGCGAAGCAGAGGGCATTTTTGATAAATTTGCCGTTGCCGGGGGGATTATTTGCCATGACGCGCTCCTGGTTCAGGTCTCAGAGGCAGCTTTTTTGATCTGCGAAAGCTTTTTTCTGATCATGCGTTTGGCGACCGGAGAAATCTTGTCCACAAAGAGGACGCCCTCAAGGTGGTCGTATTCATGCTGGGCGATAACGGCCCGGAAGCCTTCGAGCACCATGGACTGGGGCCGGCCTTTTTCATCAAGGAACTCCAGCCGGATTTTTCCCGGGCGCTTGACATTTTTGTAGACGCCGGGGACGCTGAGACAGCCTTCCACAAATTCCATAAGTTCTGTAGTAAGCGGTGTGATCACGGGATTAACGACCATTTTGACGACGTCTTCCTCCGTATAGCACACGAACATCCGCAGCGGAAAACCGACCTGTGGCGCCGCAAGACCCACGCCGTTTGAGGCTTTCATGGTCTCCGCCATCTCTTTCAGGATCGTTCTCATCTCCTCATTGACCTCGGGCACGTCCTTCGCCCTTGCCCGCAGGGCCTCATTGCCATATTTCAAAATCGTATACACGACTTCAGCTCCTTTCAATCTTCGCTCCGCGATTTCTATTATATCAGATTTACGGGGTCAATATCAACGGAAATCCGGATATTTTTTTTCGGCCCCGTTTTTTCCGTCCCCGTCTCCTCGAGTATAGCGCCCAATTTGCGCTTATAGGCCGCGATTTCTTTCTTTTCCCCCTTGATAAAGATATTGTAGCGGTAGCGGTCCTTGACCCGGTAGACCAGGGACTGCATGGGACCCAGGATCGTGACGGCGTCGTCCGCGATCCGCGTCCGGAATTCCTTCACGAAGGCCTGCAAATCTCCTTCGGAGGGGGAGGAAAGGCCGATATTGATCGTCCGGGAAAAGGGGGGGTAGGAAAGCAGTTTCCGCGTCGCCATTTCCTGCCGGTAAAATTTGTCGTAGTTTCCGTCAAGGATCGCGGTAAACGTATGGTTTTCGGGCTGATAGGTCTGTACGACGACCTTGCCTTTGCGCTCGCCGCGCCCTGCCCGGCCCGCCACCTGGGTCACGATCTGGTAAGTCTTTTCCCCCGAACGGAAATCGGGAAAATTGAGAATCGTATCGGCGTTGATGACGCCCACCAGGGTCACGTTGGGGAAATGGAGTCCCTTGGCGACGACCTGGGTGCCGATGAGGATTTTGTATTTGCCGGCCGCGAAATCCCCGTAGACTTCGGCGTAAAAATCCCGCTCCCTGGCTTTTTCCGAATCCACGGAGACCACGGGGACGTCAAAATATTTGCGGATTTCCTCTTCGACGCGCTCGATGCCCTTGCCGCTGTGAACGAGGTTCGTCCCGCCGCAGACCGGACAACGACCCGTATAGGGCTTTGTCTCGCCGCAGTAGTTGCACTTGAATACGCGTCTGCCGGCGTAATAAGAGAGCTTGATGGAACAATGGGGGCATTCCTCCACGGCCCCGCAATCCGTGCACTGGATATAAGTCGAATAGCCCTTGCGGTTCAAAAACAGGATGACTTGCTCCCCGCGCCGCAGCGTGTCCCGGATCTCCGTCAGGAGTTTTTTGCTGAAATAAATATCTTTTTCCCCGCGCATATCGACGATCTCCATGGTCGGAAGCAAGGCGTCGTTGTAGCGTCTGTCGAGGGAAATGAGATTGAAGAGACCGGATTTGGCCCAGGCGTAGCTTTCCACCGAGGGCGTGGCGCTTCCGAAGACGACGGTCAAGTCTTCGAGCTGGGCCCGTCTGAGAGCCACGAGCCTCGCGTGATATCTGGGGTTCGAATCCTGTTTATACGTCGTCTCATGCTCCTCGTCGAGGATAATGTACTTGAGGTCCCGCACCGGGGCAAAAACGGCCGATCGTACGCCCAGAACGATTCTTTTCGCGCCCGTATAGAGGGCGTACCATTCCTTCCCCCGTTCCGCCGGCGTGAGCTTGCTGTGAAGTACGGCCACGGCGTCCCCGAAGGTCTCCCGGAAGCGCGTGACCAGCTGGGGCGTCAGAGAAATTTCCGGTACGAGAAAAATGCTGCCCCGGCCTTCGTCAAAGGCGTGACGTATCACTTCAATATAGATCTCGGTTTTTCCGGATCCCGTGATCCCCCGCAGCAGATGATAGGGCTTTTCTTCTTTCAATATGGCGTCCCGGGCCGCTTCCTGTTCGGGGGTCAACGTAACGGCGCGGGGCTCGCCGGGATATTCCGGCTCGCCTTGCGCGCCTGAGGGCTTTCGTTTTCGGGTTTTTCCCTGCATGATCCTGTCGATCCGGACTTTGAGATTTTTCGGCAACACGGCCCGGATGATTCCCGGAAGGCTGCACAGATAATAGTCCGAGATCCAGCAGAGTAACGAAATATAAGCGGGCGTTAGGCGTATTTCCCCCGGAAGGGGCGCCGTTATCGGCAGGATTTTGTATTCATGATGTTCGGCGGTATCGGGGCCGATGACGAGGCCCGAGGCCGTCTTTCCCCGGAAAGGGATCTCGACCCGCTCCCCGGGCTCATAGCGGTCCTCAGGATCGGCATAAGTAAAAAGCCCGTTGGTGTTATCGGGAAATATCTTGTAGTATCTCATGGATTCCTCTCTTGCGCGCTGATTTCCTTCAACAGGAACGAGGATTCGGCGGGAATATCGATTTTGATCTCGTGGGTCAGGACCACTTTGACGGCCTCGACGCCGAAGAGGGCCGCTCCCGGCGCGGGAGACTGACTCTCCACAAGGC
It encodes:
- the hpt gene encoding hypoxanthine phosphoribosyltransferase; this encodes MEYTIEVMISRDRIEKKIKELAERIERDHKGKELIFIGLLKGSVIFMSDLIKEIKLPIMIDFMSVSSYGSGTKTTGIVKILKDIDFEVKDKELFIIEDIIDSGLTLKYVKEFLLAKGARKVHICTLLDKPQRRKVDIRSDYVGFEIPDEFVVGYGLDYAQKHRNLPYVGKIVVRNGAAGGQGK
- the rsmA gene encoding 16S rRNA (adenine(1518)-N(6)/adenine(1519)-N(6))-dimethyltransferase RsmA; this translates as MAFRAKKKYGQNFLAEKSDILGKIIDTAEIGKDDCVLEIGPGQGALTALLLDHAWALTAVEIDPDLEERLRRKFAGYERFELIMADFLTLDLRAGLESWRDQGKRVKLVANIPYYITSPILRKLMEYRDLLDGIFIMVQKEVGKRICASSGKARGVLTLAVEYYGEASYGFTIDRSAFTPAPNVDSAFITIRPWKDRRWEQQIAGELFFRYIRTAFAGKRKTLLNNLAVLGISKAELSAILTELGIDAAERAENVSIAQFTRLIPRLEAALGK
- a CDS encoding DUF4911 domain-containing protein; translated protein: MESYEFKIQSRKNDIDFINKIVESYEGVGFIKTVDAAQGLISFIVTPDFIETAREIVADLNRHHVETRIASEGKWDGVL
- a CDS encoding septum formation initiator family protein, yielding MANNPPGNGKFIKNALCFAVVAVALYLQWPQIYKGILRIRKLTETRNELNARIGEERKKLAARQTEVSRLNEAYYREKLARDKLQMIKKGEIVYKLVENPEK
- the def gene encoding peptide deformylase, with protein sequence MKGAEVVYTILKYGNEALRARAKDVPEVNEEMRTILKEMAETMKASNGVGLAAPQVGFPLRMFVCYTEEDVVKMVVNPVITPLTTELMEFVEGCLSVPGVYKNVKRPGKIRLEFLDEKGRPQSMVLEGFRAVIAQHEYDHLEGVLFVDKISPVAKRMIRKKLSQIKKAASET
- the priA gene encoding primosomal protein N'; its protein translation is MRYYKIFPDNTNGLFTYADPEDRYEPGERVEIPFRGKTASGLVIGPDTAEHHEYKILPITAPLPGEIRLTPAYISLLCWISDYYLCSLPGIIRAVLPKNLKVRIDRIMQGKTRKRKPSGAQGEPEYPGEPRAVTLTPEQEAARDAILKEEKPYHLLRGITGSGKTEIYIEVIRHAFDEGRGSIFLVPEISLTPQLVTRFRETFGDAVAVLHSKLTPAERGKEWYALYTGAKRIVLGVRSAVFAPVRDLKYIILDEEHETTYKQDSNPRYHARLVALRRAQLEDLTVVFGSATPSVESYAWAKSGLFNLISLDRRYNDALLPTMEIVDMRGEKDIYFSKKLLTEIRDTLRRGEQVILFLNRKGYSTYIQCTDCGAVEECPHCSIKLSYYAGRRVFKCNYCGETKPYTGRCPVCGGTNLVHSGKGIERVEEEIRKYFDVPVVSVDSEKARERDFYAEVYGDFAAGKYKILIGTQVVAKGLHFPNVTLVGVINADTILNFPDFRSGEKTYQIVTQVAGRAGRGERKGKVVVQTYQPENHTFTAILDGNYDKFYRQEMATRKLLSYPPFSRTINIGLSSPSEGDLQAFVKEFRTRIADDAVTILGPMQSLVYRVKDRYRYNIFIKGEKKEIAAYKRKLGAILEETGTEKTGPKKNIRISVDIDPVNLI